In Halobacteriovorax sp. HLS, one DNA window encodes the following:
- a CDS encoding ATP-binding protein, producing the protein MKILLIEDNIDHLELIESMLEGIAEIESTGLISNLQETIERVKPDILLCDLFLVDATSAMTLEFLTNVYNQLPVIILTSLTNEELGVEQVRLGAQDYIEKSRLDKVLLQKTIQYAIERFSHIRELESLNEKLSVFTKMVCHDFSTPLRSMESYLNYFIDEYRDCLPEQAVKDLEHIESLSKRAHETLDDLYDFSTSVGIKKELSPIELHPLVESVLFDLKSRIIETGANITFSQLGSVRSSKNELAVIFQNIISNAMKFPKTEDIPVITIKGSQLADDVYRVTICDHGQGIDPEDQAKIFEPFYIGHSKSSVKGTGLGLATTKRLCDYLSIDISLESELGNGTSFHFDFKK; encoded by the coding sequence ATGAAGATATTGTTGATTGAGGATAATATAGACCACTTGGAATTAATTGAGTCTATGCTAGAAGGAATTGCAGAAATTGAATCTACTGGACTAATTTCTAACCTGCAGGAGACAATTGAGCGAGTGAAACCTGATATTTTACTTTGTGATCTTTTCTTAGTAGATGCTACTTCTGCAATGACTCTTGAATTTCTAACTAATGTCTATAATCAATTGCCTGTTATAATATTAACTTCGCTTACTAACGAGGAACTTGGTGTCGAACAAGTTCGCTTAGGTGCGCAAGATTATATTGAGAAGAGTCGTCTTGATAAAGTTTTGTTACAAAAAACTATACAATACGCAATTGAGAGATTCTCTCATATTAGAGAATTAGAGAGCTTGAATGAGAAGCTTTCTGTCTTTACTAAAATGGTTTGTCATGATTTCTCTACACCCCTTAGAAGTATGGAGTCATATCTAAATTATTTTATTGATGAATACAGAGATTGCTTGCCTGAGCAGGCTGTAAAAGACTTAGAGCATATTGAATCACTTTCTAAAAGAGCTCATGAAACTCTCGATGATCTTTACGACTTTTCTACAAGTGTAGGTATCAAGAAAGAGTTATCTCCAATAGAGCTCCACCCATTGGTCGAGTCAGTACTTTTTGATTTGAAGTCTAGAATCATTGAAACTGGGGCCAATATCACATTTTCACAACTTGGATCTGTCAGAAGTTCAAAAAATGAGTTGGCGGTTATTTTCCAAAATATCATTAGTAACGCTATGAAGTTTCCTAAGACCGAGGATATTCCAGTTATTACAATAAAGGGAAGTCAGTTAGCTGATGATGTATATCGTGTAACAATTTGTGATCATGGACAAGGTATTGACCCTGAAGATCAAGCAAAAATATTTGAGCCATTCTACATAGGTCACTCTAAATCTAGTGTTAAAGGAACCGGGCTTGGCCTGGCCACAACTAAGAGGCTATGTGACTACCTTTCCATCGATATCTCACTCGAGAGTGAGCTCGGAAATGGAACATCTTTTCATTTTGATTTTAAGAAGTAA
- a CDS encoding response regulator gives MMSFVGIVDDNLDHADLFSEMIKVIDDEIIVKHFINGQVFLDYLDGELKPDLVFLDITMPVLDGKSTLKRIRENNEISSIPVVILSSSIIEEERNECLTIGANDFLIKSVTSIGFDLKMKYIIEKFLFKLGDQV, from the coding sequence ATGATGAGCTTTGTGGGCATTGTAGACGATAATTTAGATCATGCAGATCTTTTTTCTGAAATGATCAAAGTTATTGATGATGAAATAATAGTTAAGCACTTCATCAATGGACAAGTTTTTTTAGACTACTTGGACGGCGAGCTTAAACCTGATTTAGTGTTTTTAGATATAACTATGCCCGTTTTAGATGGAAAGAGCACATTAAAGCGTATTCGAGAAAATAATGAAATATCATCAATTCCCGTTGTTATTCTAAGTTCTTCAATTATTGAGGAAGAACGTAATGAGTGTTTAACAATAGGAGCAAATGATTTTCTCATAAAGTCTGTGACTTCTATTGGATTTGATTTGAAAATGAAATATATAATTGAAAAATTTTTATTTAAACTAGGTGATCAAGTATGA
- a CDS encoding ATP-binding protein produces MKSIGSKIFYKLISIVLGLLLFFIVSQSYWSYKSKLQLYIGEWTKNSQIIERVFNARIKELSNDTEFVADLSEVQKLVDYEIEDKRLYEQFSKIMTAKEIYKQIRIVSFKKGREVFRINYSDGKVSRVKGSELQQKEDEIYFKELKSFSSSDVYLSPVNFNKENNEFSRPLSLMLRSAKILYTKSGTPYGFIVINMSLHHLFHSFETLLQKDQNVLFMNSLKELVYDSNNRITLDDKTNTLTVPPKEFLKLVQGLGKSKMVEFDEIEGMYYTFGSIEYGSTKLQQRIYVISSMNKVIFFKKVLGEFFKDLLPISIMFIIVVTITYFTLRRVFRPIAKLGELVSKYYSNSEIGAQKYDNEVEAISDSLIQLSEKLIKSNQDLKFQKDALDVSAIVAETDSKGVITYVNDKFCEVSGYEKHELIGRTHRVVNSGFHSQSFFRDFWKTLNEGRVWSGVIKNRTKEGEYYWVDSTIVPFLDKNGQIVKFISIRFDITREHQQKMKLTEANSELKKFNYIVSHDLRSPLVTIGGFSKVLRTELKDILNKKQDRFFERITYNISVVDSLLCSLQDFSMALLANLKIEKIDTRELLKEVLSQVEVELVSVNGSVDIQIECSYITGDKTKIMQVLSNLIINSIKYKSNERKLRLILRVTEEDGSCIFEVIDNGVGLEDDELDIVFDIFKQVGDDYNIKGKGIGLAICKEIVLAHHGEIWTSRCSPFGICVTFKIPVVNADSLTPLPEAS; encoded by the coding sequence GTGAAGTCAATTGGAAGTAAGATATTCTATAAGCTTATTAGCATTGTTTTAGGGTTACTTCTTTTCTTTATTGTATCGCAGTCTTATTGGTCATATAAATCTAAGTTACAGTTATATATTGGCGAATGGACCAAGAATTCACAAATAATTGAAAGGGTTTTTAACGCACGAATTAAAGAGCTCTCCAATGATACAGAGTTTGTTGCAGACTTAAGTGAAGTTCAAAAGCTCGTTGATTATGAAATTGAAGATAAGCGTCTCTACGAGCAATTTTCAAAAATAATGACGGCAAAAGAGATTTATAAGCAAATTAGGATTGTAAGCTTTAAGAAAGGGCGAGAGGTCTTTAGAATTAACTATTCTGATGGAAAAGTTAGTAGAGTTAAAGGTTCTGAGTTACAACAAAAAGAAGATGAAATTTACTTTAAAGAGTTAAAAAGTTTTAGTTCTAGCGATGTTTACTTGTCTCCAGTAAATTTCAATAAAGAAAATAATGAGTTCTCTAGACCTTTGAGCTTAATGTTGCGATCAGCGAAAATTCTATACACAAAGTCTGGTACTCCTTATGGTTTCATAGTCATTAATATGTCGTTACATCATTTGTTTCATAGTTTTGAGACTCTGTTGCAAAAGGATCAAAATGTTCTTTTTATGAATTCATTAAAGGAGCTTGTCTATGATTCAAATAATAGGATCACACTTGATGATAAGACAAACACGTTAACTGTTCCTCCTAAAGAATTTTTAAAGCTTGTTCAAGGTTTAGGAAAAAGTAAAATGGTAGAATTCGACGAAATTGAAGGCATGTATTACACCTTTGGTTCTATCGAATATGGAAGCACAAAATTACAACAAAGAATTTATGTAATATCCTCAATGAATAAGGTCATTTTCTTCAAAAAAGTTTTAGGTGAATTCTTTAAAGATCTTCTTCCAATAAGCATTATGTTTATAATTGTTGTGACGATAACTTATTTTACTCTTAGAAGAGTTTTTAGACCAATTGCTAAGCTTGGTGAACTTGTTTCGAAGTACTATAGCAATAGCGAAATAGGTGCACAAAAATATGATAATGAAGTTGAGGCAATATCCGACTCTCTAATCCAACTCTCTGAAAAGCTAATTAAATCTAATCAAGACTTAAAGTTTCAAAAAGATGCCCTAGATGTGTCAGCAATTGTAGCAGAGACTGATTCAAAAGGGGTTATTACTTATGTTAATGATAAGTTCTGTGAAGTATCTGGATATGAAAAGCATGAATTAATAGGTAGGACTCATCGAGTAGTTAACTCTGGTTTTCATTCTCAATCATTTTTTCGTGATTTTTGGAAAACTCTTAATGAGGGAAGGGTTTGGTCTGGTGTTATTAAAAATCGTACTAAAGAAGGTGAGTACTATTGGGTAGATTCAACTATTGTTCCATTTCTAGATAAAAATGGTCAAATAGTAAAATTTATTTCAATTAGATTCGATATAACGCGTGAGCATCAACAGAAGATGAAGTTGACTGAAGCAAATAGTGAGCTAAAGAAATTCAATTATATTGTGTCTCATGATCTTCGTTCGCCTCTTGTCACAATTGGAGGATTTTCGAAAGTTCTTCGTACCGAATTAAAAGATATCTTGAATAAGAAGCAGGATAGATTCTTTGAAAGAATTACTTACAATATTTCAGTTGTTGATTCTTTACTTTGCAGTTTGCAAGATTTTTCCATGGCCCTTTTAGCAAACCTTAAAATTGAAAAAATAGATACGCGAGAGCTTCTAAAAGAGGTTTTGTCACAAGTTGAAGTTGAATTGGTCTCCGTGAATGGAAGTGTTGATATTCAGATAGAGTGTTCTTATATAACAGGTGATAAAACAAAAATAATGCAAGTTCTATCAAATCTAATAATAAATTCTATAAAATATAAATCTAATGAAAGAAAATTACGATTAATTCTAAGAGTTACTGAAGAAGATGGAAGTTGCATATTTGAAGTCATTGATAATGGTGTTGGCCTTGAGGACGATGAACTGGATATTGTCTTTGATATATTTAAGCAAGTTGGAGATGACTATAATATTAAGGGAAAGGGAATAGGGCTAGCAATTTGTAAAGAGATTGTTTTAGCTCATCATGGAGAGATTTGGACAAGCAGATGTTCTCCTTTTGGAATTTGTGTCACTTTCAAGATTCCTGTTGTCAACGCAGATTCACTTACTCCGTTACCGGAGGCATCATGA
- a CDS encoding DUF2817 domain-containing protein codes for MSCSHSTISRTPAALEQSCNDSIYNILHSKKGSGTNYFFRSVVKSSEYVDYHLNLERVSKYIRSLPHIYRNELSVKSIGHYDGEDILRIDIPGRGATPRKKVVITAGVHGNESAGVVTSLEFIKKNIYNPHVRNNFDIVIIPYLNPGGLKNNSRRLNNNIDLNRTFKKSAEQRVTNILRSTHEDEHFDLSLDLHEAPTRDKFFIIKSEVDDNYLTKNVLSNIDTNYLVTDKLGQYPGEMMSATSNKKAYDLYAPGEVASSNIGTVKGFYRHNMNVFYSYTLEAPGKFDLDKKIDIYTNIVEYYFSEFLKIK; via the coding sequence TTGTCATGTTCTCATTCGACAATATCTAGAACTCCTGCAGCGTTAGAACAAAGCTGCAATGATTCGATTTATAATATATTGCACTCGAAAAAAGGGAGTGGAACCAACTACTTCTTTCGCTCTGTTGTTAAGTCTTCTGAGTATGTTGATTATCATTTAAATTTAGAAAGAGTGAGCAAGTATATAAGAAGTCTTCCTCATATTTACAGAAATGAATTGAGTGTTAAGTCTATTGGTCATTATGATGGTGAAGATATATTAAGAATTGATATTCCTGGCAGAGGAGCTACGCCAAGAAAAAAGGTTGTAATCACAGCAGGTGTTCATGGAAATGAGTCAGCAGGCGTTGTTACTAGTTTAGAATTTATAAAAAAGAATATCTACAACCCTCATGTCAGAAATAACTTTGATATTGTTATAATTCCTTATCTCAACCCTGGTGGTCTTAAGAATAATTCGAGGAGGCTGAATAATAATATAGACCTCAACAGAACTTTTAAAAAGTCTGCCGAGCAGCGTGTAACTAATATTTTAAGAAGTACACACGAGGATGAACATTTTGACCTTTCATTAGATCTTCATGAAGCACCAACTCGAGATAAATTCTTTATTATCAAGTCTGAAGTCGATGACAACTATCTTACAAAGAATGTTCTCTCTAATATAGATACCAATTACCTTGTTACTGATAAGTTAGGACAATACCCTGGGGAGATGATGTCGGCCACAAGTAATAAAAAGGCCTATGATCTCTACGCTCCAGGTGAAGTGGCTTCAAGTAATATTGGGACCGTTAAGGGCTTTTATAGGCATAATATGAATGTATTCTATTCTTACACTTTAGAAGCACCAGGTAAGTTTGACTTAGATAAGAAGATCGATATTTATACTAATATCGTAGAGTATTACTTTTCTGAGTTTTTAAAAATAAAATAA
- a CDS encoding DUF1330 domain-containing protein, with protein MVAHVVIDLNILDTQYLAKYKEKAPATVHKYGGKFIAMGEIESLTGVNRFSRKSIIEFPSKDTALAWYNSSDYQDLIEIRDKAIDCRFDLIL; from the coding sequence ATGGTTGCTCATGTCGTAATTGATTTAAATATTCTGGATACACAGTATTTAGCAAAGTATAAAGAAAAAGCTCCGGCCACAGTTCACAAGTATGGAGGTAAGTTCATAGCAATGGGTGAAATTGAAAGCCTTACTGGGGTAAATAGGTTTAGCAGGAAATCTATTATTGAATTCCCATCAAAAGATACTGCTCTGGCCTGGTATAATTCAAGTGATTATCAAGATTTAATAGAAATTAGAGATAAGGCCATAGATTGTAGGTTTGACCTAATTCTTTAG
- a CDS encoding LysR family transcriptional regulator, translated as MNNLKSFNSLIIFTEIAKFKSFTLAAKHMGLSKSSVSQQLTKLEKEVGQQLIKRNTRGLSLTPAGEILFKKTEHLNGQITNALKELNDFEEEPSGVFALSFPFFLESFVIIPAITALSREFPKLKYKLIMTDQLMDLVENDLDASIFAGNLPDSNYKVQDVGTTTEHFYLSKNSVAKINGNTIEKSIRDLKWLSVPWQKDLVLTSTNGSKKKIQLEVFANCNNLMSSLHLAENDVGLVLLPDIVKERLQKNDKLVSVFEEYKGNTWKVKFLHSYNKDKPKYIDRFYQLAKYYFLKSQLA; from the coding sequence ATGAACAATCTAAAGTCTTTCAATTCACTTATAATATTTACTGAAATTGCCAAGTTCAAGTCTTTTACTTTAGCAGCAAAACACATGGGTCTTAGTAAATCATCAGTGAGTCAACAACTCACAAAGCTCGAAAAAGAAGTTGGTCAACAGCTTATTAAAAGAAACACTAGAGGACTCAGCCTCACTCCCGCCGGAGAGATATTGTTTAAAAAAACAGAACATTTAAATGGGCAGATAACTAACGCTCTTAAGGAGCTTAATGACTTTGAAGAAGAACCTTCGGGAGTATTTGCGTTATCATTTCCATTTTTCTTAGAGTCATTTGTAATAATTCCAGCAATTACTGCTCTATCAAGAGAGTTTCCAAAGCTTAAATATAAACTCATAATGACTGATCAACTAATGGATCTTGTAGAAAATGATTTAGATGCTTCTATCTTTGCTGGAAATCTTCCAGACAGTAACTACAAGGTACAAGACGTTGGGACAACTACGGAACATTTCTATTTATCAAAAAATAGTGTTGCTAAGATCAATGGAAATACAATTGAAAAAAGTATCCGTGATCTCAAGTGGCTTTCCGTTCCATGGCAAAAGGATTTAGTCTTAACCAGCACAAATGGCTCTAAAAAGAAGATCCAACTAGAAGTCTTTGCAAATTGCAACAATCTGATGAGCTCTCTACATTTAGCAGAGAATGATGTCGGCCTAGTATTACTCCCCGATATTGTTAAAGAGCGTCTTCAAAAAAATGACAAACTAGTTTCAGTTTTTGAAGAGTACAAGGGCAATACTTGGAAAGTGAAGTTTCTCCACTCTTACAATAAAGATAAACCTAAATACATAGATCGCTTTTATCAATTAGCGAAGTACTATTTTCTAAAATCACAACTCGCTTAA